Proteins from a genomic interval of Paenibacillus sp. FSL H8-0048:
- the mutY gene encoding A/G-specific adenine glycosylase produces MTTDEKHIEAQQEAKLFFSRFLLEWYHLQKRDLPWRRHRNPYYIWISEIMLQQTRVDTVIPYFNRFIEQFPTVEALADAPEEEVLKCWEGLGYYSRARNLQHAAKQVKELYGGQVPDDRDAVFGLKGVGPYTAGAILSIAFNRPEPAVDGNVMRVLSRYFLIEDDIAKGPTRVKMEKLAAELIPEGEAGSFNQALMELGALICTPKSPRCLPCPVMEHCAARLAGCEASLPVKTKAKPPRPEERLAALVEGRGEHAGRVLIRQRPASGLLARMWELPHWPAPPAEVGGARGALLPEAAALDRLRRSMSQAGIHARPEGHWMAAEHTFSHIVWTLQVYRCREEAALPLAAESRAVYGAAPAERGDSPLGAEAAHAERVAAALGAQPAEDAPLALFDSGDAAADAADSGAQRWISREDMKNYAFPNVFLKLLNSYFDEQGM; encoded by the coding sequence CCACAGATGAGAAGCACATAGAAGCGCAGCAGGAAGCCAAGTTATTCTTCAGCCGGTTCCTGCTGGAATGGTACCACCTCCAGAAGCGGGACCTGCCGTGGCGGCGCCACCGCAACCCGTATTACATCTGGATCTCAGAGATTATGCTGCAGCAGACCCGGGTAGATACGGTAATTCCTTATTTCAACCGTTTCATTGAGCAATTTCCAACCGTGGAGGCGCTCGCAGATGCACCGGAGGAAGAGGTGCTGAAGTGCTGGGAGGGACTTGGCTACTACTCGCGTGCCCGGAATCTCCAGCATGCCGCGAAGCAGGTCAAGGAGCTGTACGGGGGACAAGTGCCGGATGACCGCGATGCCGTATTCGGCCTGAAGGGCGTAGGCCCGTATACAGCGGGTGCTATTCTGAGCATCGCGTTCAACCGGCCGGAGCCGGCGGTGGATGGCAATGTGATGCGCGTCTTATCCAGGTATTTTCTGATTGAGGATGACATTGCCAAGGGCCCGACCCGTGTGAAAATGGAAAAGCTCGCTGCCGAGCTCATCCCCGAAGGGGAGGCGGGCAGCTTCAATCAGGCGCTGATGGAGCTTGGCGCGCTCATCTGCACGCCGAAATCGCCGCGCTGCCTTCCGTGCCCGGTGATGGAGCACTGCGCCGCGCGGCTGGCGGGCTGCGAGGCCTCGCTGCCCGTCAAGACCAAGGCGAAGCCGCCGCGTCCGGAGGAGCGGCTGGCCGCCCTGGTCGAGGGCCGCGGCGAGCACGCGGGCCGGGTACTGATCCGGCAGCGGCCGGCCAGCGGGCTTTTGGCCCGCATGTGGGAGCTGCCGCACTGGCCTGCGCCGCCTGCTGAGGTGGGCGGCGCGCGCGGTGCGCTGCTGCCGGAAGCGGCAGCGCTGGACCGGCTGCGCCGGTCCATGAGCCAGGCCGGGATTCATGCCCGGCCTGAGGGGCACTGGATGGCTGCGGAGCATACATTCAGCCATATTGTGTGGACCCTGCAGGTGTACCGCTGCAGGGAAGAGGCGGCGCTGCCGCTGGCAGCGGAGAGCCGCGCCGTGTACGGAGCGGCGCCTGCGGAGCGCGGCGACAGCCCGCTGGGCGCTGAAGCGGCACATGCGGAGCGTGTGGCTGCGGCGCTGGGGGCACAGCCAGCGGAAGACGCACCGCTGGCGCTGTTCGACAGCGGGGATGCCGCAGCCGATGCGGCAGACAGCGGAGCACAGCGCTGGATCAGCCGCGAGGACATGAAGAATTACGCCTTTCCGAATGTGTTCCTCAAGCTGCTGAACAGCTATTTCGATGAGCAAGGGATGTAG
- a CDS encoding LacI family DNA-binding transcriptional regulator, giving the protein MKTITIYDIAKEAQVSVATVSRVLNNTAPVKESTREIIMAVIEKHQFQPNALARSLLKKETGTIAMILPDITNPFFPEVFWGAENVAREKRYTFFLCDTAGEHSRESEYLSILREKRVDGIIFLGGRINLDHCPPALSQEVVELSKHVPIVLVNGNLPRSGLHRIYTDEEEGAALATQHLLDLGHRRIGFLGGMEETSTTQVKLKSVRMKLKEYGLTLRKDWVMFHDFSIEGGRALMDRMLEQEDRPTAVLCVNDFTAIGALKSATQHGLKIPEDLSIVGFDNSPLSRAVIPELTTVSQNTNQLGELSVEMLHELISGRNPRKRTVLQPKLVVRDSTGRPKNPAK; this is encoded by the coding sequence ATGAAGACGATTACCATATATGATATCGCTAAGGAGGCCCAGGTGTCCGTAGCCACAGTCTCCCGTGTCCTCAACAATACAGCTCCGGTCAAGGAGAGCACCCGGGAGATCATCATGGCTGTGATTGAGAAGCACCAGTTTCAGCCGAACGCGCTGGCCCGCAGTCTGCTCAAGAAGGAGACTGGCACGATTGCCATGATTTTGCCTGACATCACCAACCCCTTTTTCCCGGAGGTCTTCTGGGGAGCCGAGAATGTAGCCAGAGAGAAGCGCTATACCTTCTTTCTCTGTGATACGGCTGGTGAGCATAGCCGTGAGTCGGAGTACCTTAGCATTCTGCGGGAGAAAAGAGTGGACGGGATTATTTTCCTGGGCGGCAGAATTAACCTGGATCATTGTCCGCCGGCGTTATCGCAGGAAGTCGTGGAGCTGTCGAAGCATGTACCGATTGTGCTGGTCAACGGTAATCTGCCCCGGAGCGGCCTGCACCGCATTTATACCGATGAAGAGGAAGGGGCTGCACTGGCCACCCAGCATCTGCTGGACCTGGGGCACCGGAGAATCGGGTTCCTCGGGGGAATGGAGGAGACCTCCACAACCCAAGTGAAGCTGAAGTCTGTGAGGATGAAGCTGAAAGAGTATGGGCTTACGCTGCGCAAGGATTGGGTCATGTTCCACGACTTCTCAATCGAGGGCGGGCGTGCGCTGATGGACCGGATGCTGGAGCAGGAGGACCGGCCGACAGCGGTGCTGTGTGTGAATGATTTTACAGCCATCGGGGCGTTGAAGTCTGCCACCCAGCATGGGCTGAAGATACCGGAGGATCTGTCGATCGTCGGGTTCGACAATTCGCCCTTGTCCAGAGCGGTAATTCCGGAGCTGACCACGGTATCACAGAACACCAACCAGCTGGGGGAGCTGTCTGTAGAGATGCTTCATGAGCTGATCAGCGGCAGAAATCCCAGGAAACGTACGGTGCTCCAGCCAAAGCTGGTGGTACGCGACAGCACGGGACGCCCGAAAAATCCCGCGAAGTAG
- a CDS encoding extracellular solute-binding protein, which translates to MRISLSRRMMNRTLVTVMLISMMALPAASAELPAAQAQGVTGNGQEMRQPPEGSYEHYLQQYEGEEQPREEIMLKGADYTGAEGMSPEVLTELGGETGRYVRTEESGSVEWQLDVPKSGLYHISVRYYPVKGKSSAIERELLIDGKLPFTSARNLSFGRIWVNENLEIQQDNRDNDLRPRQIEAPAWQETLLRDTEGYYEEPYQFYLSAGRHTLTMVSSREPMVIDYIKLHSYDAPAAYAEVKQSYEAKGYKSTSGHTVKVQGEAAVYKSSPTLYPVTDRSSPSTEPYDVSKIRMNTIGGNNWRVPGQWIAWEVEAPEDGLYNITIKGRQELLRGIYSTRSMRIDGEVPFREMLQIPFYYDSDWQMNRLGTDEEPYLFYLSKGKHELHLEVSLGAIAPLLRQVEASVLDINAMYRKILMITGNVPDPYRDYRLEEQIPDMTAVFREQSQILYGVSEELVRLTGEKSDKTATLNKTAYQLADMADKPETVQKRLSQFKINVGSVGSWILEVREQPLEIDYLLLSSPDVKLPKANSSVFRKIGHEVSSFTHSFFEDYNTIGNTTENGETIDVWIGTGRDQAQVLKAMIDDTFTPLTGIGVNLKLVSPNVLLRASLAGEGPDVAMQVGNDMPVNFGMRKAAEDLSKYPGYEEVVKQFRDSALVPYRFENQVFALPEQQIFNMLFYRKDILQELNLEPPQTWDEVYAMIPVLQKHRMDMALPLAQTTGVPVLEVNRAYAMLLYQMGGSFYLNNGAKSGLDTETGLAAFKNWTNFYTSYKLPLIFDFPMRFRTGEMPVGIQDYTFYNYLTVSAPEIKGLWEFIPVPGTKQPDGSIRRDVASGGTAALMLRQAKNKDAAWEFMKWWVDKDSQVRFGREMEGLMGAAARYPTANVEALKELPWPTSDYRHLEEQWQWVQGVPEVPGGYFTGRHLDNALREVINNGTNTADALYDYVQEIDYEIDQKRAEFDLKRRE; encoded by the coding sequence GTGAGAATATCATTATCCCGGCGGATGATGAACCGGACACTTGTAACCGTCATGCTGATCTCCATGATGGCGCTGCCTGCGGCAAGTGCAGAGCTGCCTGCTGCCCAGGCACAAGGTGTGACGGGGAACGGGCAGGAGATGCGGCAGCCGCCTGAGGGCAGCTATGAGCATTATCTGCAGCAATACGAGGGCGAGGAGCAGCCCCGTGAAGAAATTATGCTGAAGGGAGCCGATTATACCGGGGCCGAGGGAATGAGCCCGGAGGTGCTGACGGAGCTTGGCGGTGAGACGGGAAGATACGTCAGAACGGAGGAGAGCGGTTCAGTGGAGTGGCAGCTGGATGTACCGAAGTCCGGGCTGTACCACATCTCTGTCCGGTATTATCCGGTGAAGGGCAAAAGCTCGGCGATTGAACGTGAGCTGCTGATCGACGGCAAGCTGCCGTTCACCAGCGCACGCAATCTGTCCTTCGGGCGGATCTGGGTCAATGAGAACCTGGAGATCCAGCAGGATAACCGGGACAATGATCTCCGGCCGCGCCAGATTGAGGCCCCGGCCTGGCAGGAGACCCTGCTGAGAGATACGGAAGGCTACTATGAGGAGCCTTACCAATTCTATCTGTCGGCCGGAAGGCACACCTTGACGATGGTGTCCAGCAGAGAGCCGATGGTCATCGACTATATTAAGCTGCACAGCTACGATGCACCCGCTGCCTATGCAGAGGTGAAGCAGAGCTACGAGGCTAAGGGGTATAAATCCACCAGCGGCCACACGGTGAAGGTGCAGGGGGAAGCGGCGGTCTACAAATCCTCCCCGACCTTGTATCCGGTCACAGACCGCTCCAGCCCTTCGACAGAGCCGTACGATGTCTCCAAGATCAGAATGAACACGATTGGCGGCAACAACTGGCGGGTACCGGGCCAATGGATCGCCTGGGAGGTGGAAGCGCCGGAGGACGGCCTGTACAACATCACCATCAAAGGCCGGCAGGAGCTGCTAAGAGGGATATATTCCACACGCTCTATGCGGATTGACGGAGAGGTCCCGTTCCGGGAAATGCTGCAGATTCCGTTCTACTATGATTCGGATTGGCAGATGAACCGGCTGGGGACCGATGAAGAGCCCTATTTATTCTATTTAAGCAAAGGGAAACACGAATTGCACCTGGAGGTCAGCCTCGGAGCCATTGCACCGCTCTTGCGCCAGGTGGAGGCCAGTGTGCTGGACATTAATGCGATGTACCGGAAAATCCTGATGATTACAGGCAATGTGCCAGATCCGTACCGCGATTACAGGCTGGAGGAGCAAATCCCGGATATGACGGCGGTCTTCCGTGAGCAGAGCCAGATTCTATATGGCGTATCGGAAGAGCTGGTCCGGCTTACAGGGGAAAAGAGTGATAAAACCGCAACCTTGAATAAAACTGCCTATCAGCTGGCGGACATGGCCGACAAGCCGGAAACGGTGCAGAAGCGGCTGTCGCAGTTCAAAATCAATGTCGGCAGCGTAGGCTCCTGGATTCTGGAGGTACGGGAGCAGCCGCTGGAGATTGATTATCTGCTGCTGTCTTCGCCGGATGTGAAGCTGCCGAAGGCCAATTCTTCCGTATTCCGGAAGATCGGGCATGAGGTGTCGTCCTTCACCCATTCGTTCTTCGAGGATTACAACACCATTGGCAATACCACGGAGAACGGCGAGACCATTGATGTGTGGATCGGAACCGGCCGCGACCAGGCGCAGGTGCTGAAGGCAATGATTGATGATACATTTACTCCCCTCACCGGCATAGGCGTCAATCTGAAGCTGGTGAGTCCGAATGTGCTGCTGCGTGCTTCGCTGGCCGGAGAAGGCCCGGATGTGGCAATGCAGGTCGGCAATGATATGCCGGTGAACTTCGGAATGCGTAAAGCGGCAGAGGATCTGTCGAAGTATCCCGGCTATGAGGAAGTGGTGAAGCAGTTCAGAGACAGTGCGCTCGTACCGTACCGGTTCGAGAATCAGGTCTTTGCCCTGCCCGAGCAGCAAATATTCAACATGCTGTTCTACCGGAAGGATATTCTGCAGGAGCTGAATCTTGAGCCGCCGCAGACCTGGGATGAGGTATACGCAATGATTCCGGTGCTGCAGAAGCACCGGATGGATATGGCGCTGCCGCTCGCGCAGACGACAGGCGTGCCGGTGCTGGAGGTCAACCGCGCTTATGCTATGCTGCTCTATCAGATGGGCGGGTCCTTTTATCTGAATAACGGAGCGAAGAGCGGACTCGATACAGAGACCGGGCTGGCTGCCTTCAAGAACTGGACCAATTTCTATACCAGCTACAAGCTGCCGCTGATCTTCGACTTCCCGATGCGGTTCCGCACCGGCGAGATGCCGGTCGGCATTCAGGACTATACCTTCTATAACTATCTGACAGTCTCTGCGCCGGAGATTAAGGGGCTATGGGAATTCATTCCGGTTCCGGGGACGAAGCAGCCGGACGGCAGTATCCGCAGGGATGTGGCCAGCGGGGGCACTGCCGCCCTGATGCTGAGGCAGGCCAAGAACAAGGATGCCGCCTGGGAATTCATGAAGTGGTGGGTAGACAAGGATTCGCAGGTCCGCTTCGGACGGGAGATGGAGGGCCTCATGGGTGCGGCTGCGCGGTATCCGACCGCCAACGTTGAAGCACTTAAGGAGCTGCCGTGGCCGACAAGCGATTACCGCCATCTGGAGGAGCAGTGGCAATGGGTGCAGGGTGTGCCTGAGGTGCCGGGCGGTTACTTCACCGGCCGCCATCTGGACAATGCGCTGCGCGAGGTCATCAACAATGGAACGAACACCGCCGATGCCTTGTACGATTATGTGCAGGAGATCGACTATGAGATTGACCAGAAGAGAGCAGAGTTCGATTTGAAACGAAGGGAATAG
- a CDS encoding carbohydrate ABC transporter permease encodes MRNYWALFGKDVRRDKHLYILLAPYMVLFLLFTVLPVVISIIFSFTHFNMLEMPRWIGWENYSKLLWNDDVFLIGVKNTLIFSVVTGPVSYIACFLFAWLINELNPKLRAFMTLIFFAPSISGNVFFIWQIIFSSDSYGIINGFLMQLGVIYEPIQWLQDPRYMLGIIMLVQLWLSLGTSFLAFIAGLQTVDKTLYEAGAVDGVKNRWQELWFITLPSMRPQLMFGAVIQITASLAVADVAMALAGFPSVQYGAHTIVTHLVDYGTIRFEMGYASAIATVLFVMMLGSNLIVQKLLKRVGE; translated from the coding sequence CTGCGTAATTACTGGGCATTGTTCGGCAAGGATGTGCGGCGGGATAAACACCTGTATATCCTGCTTGCTCCATATATGGTGCTGTTTCTGTTGTTTACCGTATTGCCGGTGGTGATTTCGATCATCTTCAGCTTTACGCACTTCAATATGCTGGAGATGCCGCGCTGGATCGGCTGGGAGAACTATTCCAAGCTGCTCTGGAACGATGATGTGTTCCTGATCGGGGTCAAGAATACGCTGATTTTCTCAGTGGTCACCGGACCGGTCAGCTATATCGCCTGTTTCCTGTTTGCCTGGCTGATTAATGAGCTGAATCCCAAGCTGCGGGCGTTTATGACCCTGATCTTTTTTGCGCCTTCGATCTCGGGGAATGTATTCTTCATCTGGCAGATTATCTTCTCCAGTGACTCCTACGGGATCATCAACGGTTTCCTGATGCAGCTTGGCGTCATTTATGAGCCGATCCAATGGCTGCAGGACCCGAGGTATATGCTGGGGATCATCATGCTGGTACAGCTCTGGCTAAGTCTGGGGACCAGCTTCCTGGCCTTCATCGCCGGATTGCAGACTGTTGACAAGACACTGTATGAGGCAGGGGCTGTGGACGGTGTCAAAAACCGCTGGCAGGAGCTGTGGTTCATTACGCTCCCTTCCATGCGCCCGCAGCTGATGTTCGGCGCGGTCATTCAGATCACTGCGTCGCTGGCGGTTGCCGATGTGGCTATGGCGCTGGCAGGCTTCCCGAGTGTGCAGTACGGGGCGCATACGATTGTAACCCATCTGGTGGACTACGGAACAATCCGCTTCGAGATGGGCTATGCCTCGGCGATTGCCACCGTGCTGTTCGTAATGATGCTGGGCAGCAATCTGATTGTCCAAAAGCTGCTGAAGAGGGTGGGTGAATAA
- a CDS encoding extracellular solute-binding protein, translating to MKQLKKKSSAWLMLLTAVVTLVTGCSGGNNAAAPATPAAEATQAPAASETPAAATEAPAATPAANLNGREIRISHWWDATPVGDSEADELARERIKAVEEKYNVKIKYLNTEYWSTAEKLSSSVMASDPFAEIVRLPDGFIWGLMHGGFLTPLDDYLKDSLIDQSVIDSMRFGGDKVYGLESWYSPNDSGVFYNKRIFKEAGLKDPQQLMDEDNWNWNTMLDAAKKLTIDKNGDGKIDQYGLAGAHYVISELLIASNGGKIYDEATQKAVFDSPASMEALNFLHKLYTQDKVFKPNEGNDWEDPAKYFGEGTVAMYPGGLWEIEGRILGKMKDEWGYVYIPKGPQADKYYDPLGQTAAYAIPKGVKDADTIVKIWEDLQPFDSWQENRRLSMENILPDEASIANAMNDEGKVERVFGGRYGGLGVKDQLDKVTEKFLKGEITPSTGVAQVIGTAQAAAKKVLSGEQDKEKK from the coding sequence GTGAAACAGTTGAAGAAGAAAAGCTCGGCTTGGCTCATGCTGCTGACAGCCGTAGTTACACTTGTAACCGGTTGCAGCGGCGGGAATAATGCGGCTGCACCGGCAACACCGGCGGCGGAGGCGACTCAGGCTCCGGCAGCCAGTGAAACGCCGGCAGCGGCAACGGAAGCGCCCGCGGCAACGCCGGCTGCCAATCTGAACGGGCGGGAGATCCGCATTTCCCACTGGTGGGATGCCACTCCTGTCGGGGATTCAGAGGCAGATGAGCTTGCCCGCGAGCGGATCAAAGCGGTGGAAGAGAAATACAACGTCAAGATTAAATACCTGAATACAGAGTATTGGTCCACCGCTGAGAAGCTGTCCTCTTCCGTTATGGCAAGCGATCCGTTTGCCGAGATTGTCCGGCTGCCGGACGGGTTCATCTGGGGCCTGATGCATGGCGGCTTCCTTACACCGCTGGATGATTATCTGAAGGATTCACTCATCGATCAGAGCGTGATTGACTCCATGCGCTTCGGCGGCGACAAGGTCTATGGCCTGGAGAGCTGGTACAGCCCGAACGACAGCGGCGTGTTCTACAACAAGCGTATTTTCAAGGAAGCAGGCCTGAAGGACCCGCAGCAGCTGATGGATGAGGATAACTGGAACTGGAATACGATGCTTGATGCGGCGAAGAAGCTGACGATAGACAAGAACGGGGACGGGAAGATTGACCAGTACGGTCTGGCCGGAGCCCATTATGTGATCTCAGAGCTGCTGATCGCCAGCAACGGCGGTAAAATCTACGACGAAGCTACCCAGAAGGCGGTCTTTGACTCACCGGCATCGATGGAAGCGCTTAATTTCCTTCATAAGCTCTACACCCAGGATAAGGTGTTCAAGCCTAACGAGGGCAATGACTGGGAAGACCCGGCTAAGTATTTCGGAGAAGGAACGGTGGCTATGTATCCGGGCGGTCTCTGGGAAATCGAAGGGCGTATTCTCGGCAAGATGAAGGATGAATGGGGATATGTCTATATTCCAAAAGGCCCGCAGGCCGATAAGTACTACGATCCGCTGGGCCAGACAGCAGCCTATGCCATTCCCAAAGGGGTCAAGGATGCGGATACCATCGTGAAGATCTGGGAGGATCTGCAGCCGTTCGACAGCTGGCAGGAGAACCGCAGATTGTCGATGGAGAATATTTTGCCGGATGAAGCCTCTATCGCCAATGCAATGAATGATGAAGGTAAGGTAGAGCGGGTCTTCGGCGGACGTTACGGCGGTCTTGGCGTCAAGGATCAGCTGGATAAGGTGACTGAGAAATTCCTGAAGGGCGAGATTACACCGTCTACAGGGGTGGCCCAAGTCATTGGAACGGCGCAGGCCGCAGCCAAGAAGGTACTGAGCGGTGAGCAGGATAAAGAGAAGAAATAG